CTCCTTGTGCCTCGCGCATGTCGGCGATTTCAAGCAAGCGCAGCGCGGCTACGTAACGACCAGCCGACAGTAGTCGTTCGAAAACGAGGCGGGCTTGCTCTGGCTCTACCCGCCAGGGGTTCACGTTCTGCCAGTAGGCGTCCGCAAGCTCCGGTTCGAGATCCTCGAGCAAGTCGATGGCGACGGCGGGTTCGGCGAGAAGGAGAAGTGCCGACTGGCCGTGCTCTGACTCTATCGTCCGCATCGTAGACAAAAGCCATTCGCGTCCACCCTCCGTATTTGCGCGCCAGGACAGATATCCCCGACTCGCCTGCGCGTGCGAATCAGTGGTCGACTCCAGCCAACCGAGCATCATCGCGTCGTGTGCTTCGCTTGGCCACTCCGCAAGAACTGACCCAACCCCGTATGGGTTTTCAGCTTGACCGACGAGTTCCTCCAACTCGCTCCCGCCAGATGCAAGAACTGCCGCCATCGCTTCAAGTTGCAGTCGACGCCATTCCGGACGGAAAGCTTCGCTTGTGCGGTCGATTCCGTCGATGTGCGGCCACCAACCGAAAAGCTTCGAGGTCTCGGATGCCATGCCCGGCAAGGGAAGAGCGGAGAGGACGCGCCCGAGTCGCTCCACTTGCGTCTCCGTGAGAGACCAATGCTGCTCGCTATGTTCTCTGTGCCGACTAATCTCCGCGTCCAACTTACGCCAGAGGACACGTGCAGCGGCGGACGCTGTTCCTGCCGCATTAACAGCGTCCTCAAGGCCACTCAGAAGCAGATCGAAGTTCTGACTGCTCAAGCGGTCCAGTGTCGGAACCAGATCTGTCCAGCGCTCTAGATCGCTCCCAGCAAATTCGACGGTGCGCTTAATCAGAACGTCGAATACCGGCACCCACGCCTCTTCTCGGATCAGCGGATCTCCGCTCCCCCATTCGCGGAATCGCGGGCGAGCTGGTTGTGTCGAAAAGAAATCCCCGATGTTAACGATCCTCGCAAGGACACGCCAAGCGACGTCTGGCTGTCTACGTATCATCCTGTCGATGACGGCATGTTGCGCCTCGGCGCCCGCATCCGAATATCGCAGCCAGGGATAGAGGTAGTTCACGAGGCTATCGAACGCGGAACTGCCCGACTTACTGCGCGGCGTTGCCTCGCATAGAGCCGCAAGAGCGCGCATCGCTCCGTCGAAGAACTCGACGGAGCCCGCGAGTACCTCAAGCGCCCACAACAGATACACATGAGGTGAGGTAGCCGAGAAGATGTCTGTTTCTCGTTCCTCAGCGCCAGCGAAGAACCCAAGAAGACTTGGCTTCGCGCTAGAGAGATCGTCGAGCACCGCATCTAGGAACACATTGGGAGACGCCTCCGCGAGAAGAGGCAGTGCGTAATCGACCTGTCGCCAGACTGCTGAGTCGATGACGTCTCCCTCGTCAAGCAGGACGCTGCGAACGACTCCTGCAGCGACATCCTCTCCTCGCCTCCCTGCTACTTCTTCCTCTACCAACGCCATCAACGCTAAGCCGTGCGTGAAGCCGTCTGTGAGTGTCCTGGAGCGGGGACGTTCCTCTCCCCGAAGCTCAGCCACCAGTCTCTGCGTCTGATCCAGCGCGTCGAAGGGGTGTGACGCTAGAAGCACGTCCCTAAGCTCGGCCACCCAGATTTCTAGATCGTGCGTCGTTATGCGCGGATACTGGACCGCCGAAGACTCGACCGGTGCGGCAACGCGCCACGATTCTCCCGCCCGAACGAACATCGGATCGTCGCTGGACTCTTGGGTCAACAGAATACGCTCCAGCTCCTCCCAGCTGCTCCCCGTCAAGCGCTCAAGAACACGCCGATCTGCTGTACTGGCGCTCCACTGCACGGCGAGAGCGAGACGTGCCGCGATTCTGCTCTCCTCCGCGGTCGCGCCCGGTAGCGCCGATCGCACACGAGGATCGAGCGAGATGGAGCGCACGAACGCTTTCGGGCTGCGCCTGAAGAGGGCTGCGAGCCTTTCAGCGCGGATCCTGCTATGTCCTGATGCTTCGAGAACACGCGCTGCTTCGAATCTCCCAAGCGGCTCCACATCGATGACCGTCGTTCCCTGCCTCAGTTGCGTGTCCGCTCCCGCGATCAGAGCTACCCGATGGCCTGCCGCCAGCGCGCCGCCGACTTCTGGTTCATCGAACAGTGGAATCAGTACGAGCGGAGAACCATTCTCCAGCATCCGAGACCAAGCGCTGGAGGAGCGCACGACTACGGGCGTGACGTTCTCATCGCTCTTGGTGAATACGCGAGACATCGTCGCCAGAACCTGTTCTCGCCACGTCCCGCGAAGAATCAAGACCTCATCCACTGATGCCCCGGTCAAGAACCCTTCCACGAGTTCTATGGGTAGTGAAGGGCGGACATCGAATAGTTCCTCGGGCAGCGCTGGGTCCGTTGTGCGGGAGAACTCGCACCACCAGCGTTCTAGCGACTGCACGTCGCGTGGCTGCATTCCGAGCAACTCAGAGAACCAAATGTGCACGTTTCGTTCCGCTTGGAGCCAGCCTTCGAGGTCATCCGCATCAAGGACACTCACACTTGCGAACTCGCCGATGGCGGCCTTATCGTCGGCCCACGCGGCCTTGTCGCGCCACCGGCGCGTCGTTACAAAGACGAAGTGAATGTTCTCCCGCTCAGATTTTGGGATAGCCAACCGGTTACGAAAGTCTTTCTCCGCTTTTCCTGCGACGTCTCCCGTCGTGCCGATCTCGATACCAAGCTCACCTACAGGCAAGAACGTCCCGGCACTTCCATCGCTCTTCGCGACGCCATCCCATCCCCCGAGCGCGACACCATCGCCAGCCCGGACCGATATGCCGGAAACTCCTCGCGTGGCGCGAAGAAGCCGCCGGATCAGCTCCGGCGCGGTGTCTTGCGCGATGCGCCCCGTCCATCTCGCAATATCGTTCGCCGAAACGAACTGTGGCTCGACCGTACGAACTCGCGGAGCACTGCGCTCCACGGACCGACCTCGGCGCTGATCTGCGTAACGCTCGATCTCGGTGCGCGCGAACTGAGGTTCAGCAAGATCGACCTCGGTCACGGGTTTCAACCGGCCTTCACGCACAAGTACTCTCACGCGCGCCTCCTGGACTCCAAGGAACCTTGCAGACTCGGAGATGGAGAGCAGTTCGCGCATAGTTCCATCATCTATACCCGAGGACCTTTCTCGCCACGACCCGCTCAGGTGGTCGATGACCGGCCCTGTTTTGTAGATTAGACATTTCTTGCTTCGTCGAGGAACAGCACCCCGCGGTGCGCTCGAGAGATGGCTCCGGGACGGACGGTCCGGGATCCTCCGCCGACGAGGGCTGCGATGGAGGCGCTGTGATGCGGCGACTCCGTCGGCGGCATCGCTCCCAGGCGGTGCACTGATTCTCCCGACAGCGAGCGGATCGAGGCGACCTCGAGCGCCTCCTCCTCCGTGAGCGGCGGGAGGATGCCGGCCAACCGCCGCGCGAGCATGGTCTTGCCCGCTCCGGGCGGACCGCTGAGCAGCATGTGATGGCCGCCGGCAGCGGCCACGACGAGCGCCTGCACCGCGTCCTCCTGCCCCACGACATCCGCCAGGTCGAGCGTCTCCGCCGGCGCCGAGCTCACCGGAGAGACCGCGACAGCATCCAGTTCCTGGACCTCGACGTCGGCACCGTGCCACACCGCGACCTGCGAGAGCGTCGCGGCCGCGCGCACGTCGATCCCTGGCACCAGGCGGGCCTCGTCCGCGTTCGCCTGCGGCACGACCACCACCTCGAACCCCGCTCGCGCCGCCGCGAAGACGGACGGCAGAACGCCCGGAACCGGGCGCAACCGCCCATCGAGCCCGAGCTCTCCGATGTGCACGGTGCGCGTGATCGACCGCGGCGCCAGGGATCCGCCCGCGGCCAGCGCGGCGACCGCGATGCTCAGATCGAATGCGGAGCCCTGCTTGGGAAGGCTGGCGGGCGAGAGGTTGACCGTCAATCGCCGACGTGGGAGATCCAACCCGGTGTTCTTGCACGCGTTGTGCACGCGCTGCACGGCTTCTCCGAGCGATTTGTCCGGCAGTCCGATGATCTTGAAGTCCGGTGTCTGGTTGGACAGGTCGGCCTCGACCTCGACCAGGTGACCATCGACCCCGGTGAGCGCGACCGCCCAGGTGCGAGCCGTGCTCACGAGAGATCCTCGAGATGTTCGAGGTGACCGACCGCCGGATCCATCCCGACGATGCCGATGGGATCGATGCGGATCCGCAGCCCCTGCACACGATCGCCATGATCGAGCACCCACGCATGGGCGAGCTGCCACAGCCGACGGCGCTTGCGCGCGTCCACTGCTTCGAGGGGATGCCCGTACGCCAGCGACCGCCTGGTCTTCACCTCGACGACTGCAAGCCATTCGCCGCGGCGCGCGACGATGTCGAGTTCGCCCTGCGCGCACCGCCAGTTGCGGTCGAGCACCTCGTACCCCGCGTCGCTCAGGTACCGCACCGCCCGGTCTTCACCGGCTCTGCCGAGATCGTCTTTCGCTGCCATGCGCACAGCTTCGCGTTGCGCGAGGCTGCGGCAGGCCAGGGGCGCGGAATCGTCCGCAGAGAGTGCAGAGTCCGTCAGAGAGCCGAACGGTGCAGAACGGGTCACTCGCCGTCGAGCGAGAGCTCCTGCGGCAGTTCGAACTCGCGACGCTGGAGTTCCTCGACGTTCACGTCCTTGAAGGTGAGCACGCGCACGGCCTTGACGAACCGGTCGGCGCGGTAGATGTCCCACACCCAGACGTCTGTCATCGAGATCTCGAAGTAGAAGTCGTGCTCGGTGTCGCGGCGCACGACGTTGACCTCGTTCGCCAGGTAGAACCGGCGCTCGGTCTCGACGACGTACTGGAACTGCAGGACGACATCGCGATACTCGCGGAACAACGCGAGCTCAAGCTCGCGGTCGTAATCGTCGAAGGCTTCCTCATCCATGATGACTCCATCCTAGAGTCGGCCGTGGGCGGATGCCGCACGGAGCCTCAGAACAGTGTGGGGACATCCGCGATCGCCCACGAAGATCGATGATGTGGCGAGAGCCCGAGGCTGCGGATCGCGTCACGGTGCTCGAGGCTCGCATAGCCCTTGTTGCGGTTCCACTGGTAGTCGGGATGCCCCTCATGGAGGTCCCCCATGTACGCATCTCTGGCGACCTTCGCGATCACGGACGCCGCGGACACCGAGGCGCAGTCGCGGTCGGCCTTGATCACCGGTCGGACCCGCAACGGCGCGGGATGGACGGCCGAGACGTAATCGTGATTGCCGTCGAGCAGCACGAGGGCGCCGGCGGTCGAGACCCCCTGCTCGACGACGCTGAGCACGGCCCTGGACGCCGCGAGACCGAGAGCGCGCATGATGCCGACCTCATCGACCTCCGCCGCACTGACCCACCCCACGCCGGAGGCCTGTACCCAGGAAGCGGCTCGTGCGGCCACTTCGGGTCGACGCCGCTCGGTGACGAGCTTGGAGTCCCTCAGTCCCTCCGGCACGCGGCGCCGTGCGCCTGCGGCATCCATCACCGCCGCACCGACGGCGACCGGACCCGCCAGTGCGCCCCGACCGACCTCGTCGAGGGAGATGATGAGGTCGCACTCGCCGAGGAGGCGCCGCTCCAGCGTCAGCTTGGGCGCGACGACGGTCATTTCGGATCCGGGACGCCGTTGAAGCTGTCGTGGTGGCCGTCGATGGTCCCCATCCGATCGAAGGGCCAGGTCGTGAGGAACGCCTTCCCGACGACGTTCTCCAGCGGCACGAAGCCTCCGCTGGGGAGGTCCTGGTGCGCTCGGGAGTCACGCGAGCGGTCCCGGTTATCGCCCATCAGCCACAGCGAGCCCTCCGGTACGACCACGTCGAACGGATCGTTCGACGCTGCGGTGTCGCCCTCGGGCAGGTTGAGATAGTCGAGCTCATCGATCGGAGCATCGTTCACCGTGATCTGACCGAGTGCGTTGCAGCACACGACGTGGTCGCCGGGGAGTCCGATCACGCGCTTGACGAGGTGGTCCTGCGAGTCCGTCGCCGAGATCCCGACGACGGTGAGCACCCAGTCGACGGCCTGGATCAGGGGTGGCTGCGCCG
This genomic interval from Microbacterium hydrocarbonoxydans contains the following:
- a CDS encoding YraN family protein; amino-acid sequence: MAAKDDLGRAGEDRAVRYLSDAGYEVLDRNWRCAQGELDIVARRGEWLAVVEVKTRRSLAYGHPLEAVDARKRRRLWQLAHAWVLDHGDRVQGLRIRIDPIGIVGMDPAVGHLEHLEDLS
- a CDS encoding DUF2469 family protein, with the protein product MDEEAFDDYDRELELALFREYRDVVLQFQYVVETERRFYLANEVNVVRRDTEHDFYFEISMTDVWVWDIYRADRFVKAVRVLTFKDVNVEELQRREFELPQELSLDGE
- a CDS encoding ribonuclease HII produces the protein MTVVAPKLTLERRLLGECDLIISLDEVGRGALAGPVAVGAAVMDAAGARRRVPEGLRDSKLVTERRRPEVAARAASWVQASGVGWVSAAEVDEVGIMRALGLAASRAVLSVVEQGVSTAGALVLLDGNHDYVSAVHPAPLRVRPVIKADRDCASVSAASVIAKVARDAYMGDLHEGHPDYQWNRNKGYASLEHRDAIRSLGLSPHHRSSWAIADVPTLF
- the lepB gene encoding signal peptidase I, which encodes MTTDSAAAPTPPTKRRRGFFIFLRDVLVIIVIAALVSFIVKTFIVRSFYIPSASMERTLLVDDRILVDELTPRWTGYERGDIVVFKDPGGWLDAQPQAPAQPPLIQAVDWVLTVVGISATDSQDHLVKRVIGLPGDHVVCCNALGQITVNDAPIDELDYLNLPEGDTAASNDPFDVVVPEGSLWLMGDNRDRSRDSRAHQDLPSGGFVPLENVVGKAFLTTWPFDRMGTIDGHHDSFNGVPDPK